A single window of Leclercia adecarboxylata DNA harbors:
- the fadB gene encoding fatty acid oxidation complex subunit alpha FadB, translated as MLYKGDTLYVDWLEGGIAELVFDAPGSVNKLDTATVASLGHALDVLEKESDLKGLLLRSEKAAFIVGADITEFLSLFLVPQEQLSQWLHFANSVFNRLEDLPVPTISAVNGYALGGGCECVLATDYRLATPDLRIGLPETKLGIMPGFGGSVRLPRLLGADSALEIIAAGKDVGADQALKLGLVDGVVKPEKLHEGALAILRQAINGDLDWKAKRQPKLEPLHLSKIEATMSFTIAKGMVMQTAGKHYPAPITAVKTIEAAARLGRDEALKLENQSFVPLAHTNEARALVGIFLNDQYVKGKAKQLTKNIETPKQAAVLGAGIMGGGIAYQSAWKGVPVVMKDINEKSLTLGMTEAAKLLNKQLERGKIDGLKLSGVISTIHPTLEYSGFDRVDVVVEAVVENPKVKKAVLAETEDKVRPDTVLASNTSTIPISELASVLKRPENFCGMHFFNPVHRMPLVEVIRGEKTSDETLAKVVAWASKMGKTPIVVNDCPGFFVNRVLFPYFAGFSQLLRDGADFRKIDKVMEKQFGWPMGPAYLLDVVGIDTAHHAQAVMAAGFPQRMQKDYRDAIDALFESNRYGQKNGLGFWRYKEDSKGKPKKEEDAAVDSLLADVSHAKRDFSDEEIIARMMIPMVNEVVSCLEEGIIASPAEADMALVYGLGFPPFHGGAFRWLDTLGSARYLDMTQQYEHLGALYQAPEGLRTKARNNEAYYPPVEPARPVGALKTA; from the coding sequence ATGCTCTACAAAGGCGACACCCTGTACGTAGACTGGCTGGAAGGTGGCATTGCCGAACTGGTGTTCGACGCCCCCGGCTCAGTGAATAAACTGGACACCGCAACCGTGGCCAGCCTTGGCCATGCGCTGGACGTGCTTGAAAAAGAGTCCGACTTAAAAGGTCTGCTGCTGCGTTCCGAAAAAGCGGCATTTATCGTCGGCGCAGACATCACCGAATTTCTCTCCCTGTTCCTGGTCCCCCAGGAGCAGCTGAGCCAGTGGCTGCATTTTGCCAACAGCGTCTTTAACCGTCTGGAAGATCTCCCTGTCCCGACGATCTCTGCGGTCAACGGCTATGCGCTCGGCGGCGGCTGCGAATGCGTGCTGGCGACCGATTACCGTCTCGCCACCCCTGATTTGCGCATCGGCCTGCCGGAAACCAAACTGGGCATTATGCCGGGCTTTGGCGGCTCGGTCCGTCTGCCGCGCCTGCTGGGTGCCGACAGCGCTCTCGAGATCATCGCTGCCGGTAAAGACGTCGGTGCCGACCAGGCGTTGAAACTCGGTCTGGTGGATGGCGTGGTTAAGCCTGAAAAACTGCATGAAGGAGCGCTGGCCATTCTGCGTCAGGCGATCAACGGCGACCTTGACTGGAAAGCGAAACGCCAGCCGAAGCTGGAGCCGCTGCACTTAAGTAAAATTGAAGCCACCATGAGTTTCACCATCGCCAAAGGCATGGTGATGCAGACGGCGGGTAAACACTATCCGGCGCCGATCACCGCGGTGAAAACCATCGAAGCCGCCGCACGTCTGGGCCGTGACGAAGCACTGAAATTAGAAAACCAAAGTTTCGTCCCACTGGCTCACACCAACGAAGCCCGCGCGCTGGTCGGTATTTTCCTCAATGACCAGTACGTGAAGGGTAAAGCGAAGCAGCTCACCAAAAACATCGAGACGCCAAAACAGGCGGCGGTGTTGGGCGCAGGCATTATGGGCGGCGGCATTGCCTACCAGTCGGCCTGGAAAGGCGTGCCGGTGGTGATGAAAGACATCAACGAGAAGTCGCTGACCCTGGGCATGACCGAAGCGGCCAAGCTGCTGAATAAACAGCTCGAACGCGGCAAAATCGACGGCCTGAAGCTCTCCGGGGTGATCTCCACTATTCATCCGACGCTGGAATATAGCGGCTTCGATCGCGTGGATGTGGTCGTCGAAGCGGTGGTCGAAAACCCGAAAGTGAAAAAAGCGGTACTGGCAGAAACCGAAGATAAAGTACGTCCGGACACCGTGCTGGCCTCCAACACCTCTACCATTCCAATCAGCGAACTGGCCAGCGTTCTCAAGCGCCCGGAAAACTTCTGCGGCATGCACTTCTTTAACCCGGTGCACCGTATGCCGCTGGTTGAAGTGATCCGCGGTGAAAAAACCTCTGACGAAACCCTCGCCAAAGTGGTGGCCTGGGCCAGCAAGATGGGCAAAACTCCGATTGTGGTGAACGACTGCCCGGGCTTCTTCGTTAACCGCGTGCTGTTCCCCTACTTTGCCGGTTTCAGTCAGCTGCTGCGCGACGGGGCGGATTTCCGCAAGATCGACAAAGTAATGGAAAAACAGTTTGGCTGGCCGATGGGCCCGGCGTATCTGCTGGATGTGGTCGGCATTGATACTGCGCATCACGCTCAGGCGGTGATGGCGGCAGGTTTCCCGCAGCGCATGCAGAAAGATTACCGCGATGCCATCGACGCCCTGTTTGAATCGAACCGCTACGGCCAGAAAAACGGCCTCGGCTTCTGGCGTTATAAAGAAGACAGCAAAGGCAAGCCGAAGAAAGAGGAAGACGCAGCCGTGGACAGCCTGCTGGCCGACGTCAGTCACGCGAAGCGCGATTTCAGCGACGAAGAGATTATCGCCCGCATGATGATCCCGATGGTCAACGAAGTGGTGAGCTGTCTCGAAGAGGGTATTATCGCCAGCCCGGCGGAAGCAGACATGGCGCTGGTGTACGGCCTGGGCTTCCCTCCGTTCCACGGCGGCGCGTTCCGCTGGCTGGATACGCTGGGCAGCGCCCGCTACCTGGATATGACGCAGCAGTATGAACATCTCGGCGCGCTTTATCAGGCTCCAGAAGGTCTGCGTACCAAAGCGCGTAATAACGAAGCGTACTATCCCCCGGTTGAGCCCGCCCGTCCGGTTGGCGCACTGAAAACGGCTTAA
- the fadA gene encoding acetyl-CoA C-acyltransferase FadA, protein MEQVVIVDAIRTPMGRSKGGAFRNVRAEDLSAHLMRSLLARNPALEATALDDIYWGCVQQTLEQGFNIARNAALLAEIPHSVPAVTVNRLCGSSMQALHDAVRMIMTGDAQVCMIGGVEHMGHVPMNHGVDFHPGMSRTVAKAAGMMGLTAEMLSRLHGISREMQDGFAARSHARAWAATQSGAFKNEILPTGGHDADGVLKQFYFDEVIRPETTVEALSTLKPAFDPVTGTVTAGSSSALSDGAAAMLVMSESRARELGLTPRARIRSMAVVGCDPSIMGYGPVPASKLALKKAGLSASDIDLFEMNEAFAAQILPCIKDLGLMDQIDEKINLNGGAIALGHPLGCSGARISTTLINLMERKDAQFGLATMCIGLGQGIATVFERV, encoded by the coding sequence ATGGAACAGGTTGTCATTGTCGATGCAATTCGCACCCCGATGGGCCGTTCGAAGGGCGGCGCATTTCGTAACGTGCGCGCGGAAGATCTCTCCGCACATTTAATGCGTAGCCTGCTGGCGCGCAACCCGGCTCTGGAAGCCACCGCGCTGGACGATATCTACTGGGGCTGCGTGCAGCAGACCCTGGAGCAGGGCTTTAACATCGCCCGTAACGCGGCGCTACTGGCGGAAATCCCGCATTCGGTACCGGCTGTCACCGTCAATCGCCTGTGCGGTTCATCGATGCAGGCCCTGCACGATGCGGTGCGTATGATCATGACCGGCGATGCGCAGGTGTGCATGATCGGCGGCGTGGAGCACATGGGCCACGTGCCGATGAACCACGGGGTCGATTTCCATCCCGGCATGAGCCGCACCGTAGCGAAAGCCGCGGGAATGATGGGGCTGACGGCAGAAATGCTCTCACGCCTGCACGGTATCAGCCGTGAAATGCAGGACGGCTTTGCCGCCCGCTCCCACGCCCGTGCCTGGGCCGCGACGCAGTCCGGCGCATTCAAGAATGAAATTCTGCCCACCGGCGGTCACGACGCTGACGGCGTGCTGAAGCAGTTCTATTTCGATGAAGTGATCCGCCCGGAAACTACCGTTGAGGCCCTCTCGACGCTGAAACCGGCCTTTGATCCGGTCACCGGTACCGTGACGGCGGGCAGCTCTTCTGCCCTGTCCGATGGTGCGGCGGCGATGCTGGTAATGAGCGAAAGCCGCGCCCGCGAGCTGGGCCTGACGCCGCGCGCGCGCATCCGCTCGATGGCGGTGGTGGGTTGCGATCCGTCAATCATGGGTTACGGCCCGGTGCCAGCCTCAAAGCTGGCGCTGAAAAAAGCCGGGCTTTCCGCCAGCGATATCGACCTCTTTGAGATGAACGAAGCTTTCGCCGCACAGATCCTGCCGTGTATTAAGGATCTGGGGCTGATGGATCAGATCGACGAGAAGATTAACCTCAACGGCGGCGCCATTGCGCTGGGTCACCCGCTGGGTTGTTCCGGGGCGCGTATCAGCACCACGCTGATTAACCTGATGGAACGCAAAGATGCCCAGTTTGGTCTGGCAACCATGTGCATCGGCCTGGGTCAGGGGATCGCGACGGTATTTGAAAGGGTGTAA
- the fre gene encoding NAD(P)H-flavin reductase yields the protein MTTLSCKVTSVDAITDTVYRVRLVPESAFSFRAGQYLMVVMDERDKRPFSMASTPDEQEFIELHIGASELNLYAMAVMDRILKENEIEIDIPHGEAWLRDDEERPLILIAGGTGFSYARSILLTALARNPDRDITIYWGGREAKHLYDLSELEALSVTHPNLRVEPVVEQPEEGWRGRSGTVLTAVLQDHGTLVNHDIYIAGRFEMAKIARDLFCNERNAREDRLFGDAFAFI from the coding sequence ATGACAACCTTAAGCTGTAAAGTGACTTCGGTAGACGCTATCACCGACACCGTATATCGCGTCCGTTTAGTACCTGAATCGGCGTTCTCCTTCCGCGCTGGCCAGTATCTGATGGTGGTGATGGATGAGCGGGATAAGCGCCCTTTCTCAATGGCCTCGACGCCGGACGAGCAAGAGTTTATCGAGCTGCACATTGGGGCGTCTGAGCTCAACCTGTATGCGATGGCAGTCATGGATCGCATTCTGAAAGAGAATGAGATCGAGATTGATATTCCTCACGGCGAAGCATGGCTGCGTGATGACGAAGAGCGTCCGCTGATCCTGATTGCGGGCGGCACCGGTTTCTCCTACGCGCGCTCCATCCTGCTGACGGCGCTGGCGCGTAACCCGGACCGTGATATTACCATCTACTGGGGTGGCCGCGAGGCGAAGCATCTCTACGATCTGTCTGAGCTGGAAGCGCTGAGCGTGACCCATCCGAACCTGCGCGTTGAGCCAGTAGTTGAACAGCCGGAAGAGGGTTGGCGCGGTCGCAGCGGCACCGTGTTAACGGCGGTGCTGCAGGATCATGGCACGCTGGTGAATCACGATATCTACATTGCCGGTCGTTTTGAGATGGCGAAAATTGCCCGGGACCTGTTCTGCAACGAACGTAACGCCCGTGAAGATCGCCTGTTTGGCGACGCATTTGCGTTTATTTGA
- the ubiD gene encoding 4-hydroxy-3-polyprenylbenzoate decarboxylase produces the protein MKYNDLRDFLELLEKQGELKRITIPVDPYLEMTEIADRTLRAGGPALLFENPKGYTMPVLCNLFGTPKRVAMGMGQEDVSALREVGKLLAFLKEPEPPKGFRDLFDKLPQFKQVLNMPTKRLRGAPCQQKIVEGDAVDLTRIPIMQCWPEDAAPLITWGLTVTRGPHKERQNLGIYRQQLIGKNKLIMRWLSHRGGALDFQEWCAAHPGERFPVAVALGADPATILGAVTPVPDTLSEYAFAGLLRGTKTEVVKCVSNDLEVPASAEIVLEGYIEAGEMAPEGPYGDHTGYYNEIDSFPVFTVTHITQREDAIYHSTYTGRPPDEPAVLGVALNEVFVPILQKQFPEIVDFYLPPEGCSYRLAVVTIKKQYAGHAKRVMMGVWSFLRQFMYTKFVIVCDDDVNARDWNDVIWAITTRMDPARDTVLVENTPIDYLDFASPVSGLGSKMGLDATNKWPGETQREWGRPIKKDPEVTARIDAIWDELAIMNNGKDA, from the coding sequence ATGAAATACAACGATCTACGCGACTTCCTGGAACTGCTGGAAAAGCAGGGCGAACTCAAACGCATCACAATTCCTGTCGATCCTTACCTGGAAATGACAGAGATTGCCGACCGCACGCTCCGCGCGGGTGGGCCAGCGCTCCTGTTTGAAAATCCGAAAGGCTACACCATGCCGGTGCTCTGTAACCTGTTTGGCACACCAAAACGTGTGGCGATGGGGATGGGGCAGGAGGATGTCAGCGCGTTGCGTGAAGTGGGTAAGCTGCTGGCCTTTTTAAAAGAGCCTGAGCCGCCAAAAGGGTTTCGCGATCTCTTCGATAAGCTGCCGCAGTTTAAGCAAGTCCTGAATATGCCGACCAAACGGCTGCGCGGCGCGCCCTGCCAGCAGAAAATCGTGGAAGGCGATGCGGTCGATCTGACGCGTATTCCGATCATGCAGTGCTGGCCCGAAGACGCCGCCCCGCTGATTACCTGGGGTCTGACCGTGACGCGCGGGCCGCATAAAGAGCGGCAGAATCTTGGGATCTATCGTCAGCAGCTGATCGGTAAAAATAAATTGATTATGCGCTGGCTGTCGCATCGCGGCGGTGCGCTTGATTTTCAGGAGTGGTGCGCGGCCCATCCGGGCGAACGCTTCCCGGTCGCCGTGGCGCTGGGTGCCGATCCGGCCACCATTCTCGGTGCCGTCACGCCGGTGCCGGACACCCTGTCGGAATACGCCTTTGCCGGACTGCTGCGCGGCACCAAAACCGAAGTGGTGAAGTGCGTTTCGAACGATCTGGAAGTACCTGCCAGCGCTGAAATCGTGCTCGAAGGCTACATTGAGGCGGGTGAGATGGCACCGGAAGGGCCGTATGGCGACCACACCGGCTATTACAACGAAATCGACAGCTTCCCGGTGTTTACCGTGACGCACATTACCCAGCGTGAAGATGCCATTTACCACTCCACCTACACCGGACGTCCGCCGGATGAACCCGCGGTGCTGGGCGTGGCGCTGAACGAAGTGTTTGTGCCGATCCTGCAAAAGCAGTTCCCGGAAATCGTTGATTTCTATCTGCCGCCGGAAGGGTGCTCCTATCGCCTGGCGGTGGTAACCATTAAGAAGCAGTATGCGGGTCACGCTAAACGGGTGATGATGGGCGTATGGTCTTTCCTGCGCCAGTTTATGTATACCAAGTTTGTGATCGTTTGCGATGATGACGTCAACGCCCGTGACTGGAATGACGTGATCTGGGCCATTACCACCCGTATGGATCCGGCACGCGATACCGTGTTAGTGGAAAACACGCCGATAGATTACCTGGATTTTGCCTCGCCGGTTTCCGGTCTTGGCTCAAAAATGGGACTGGATGCCACCAATAAATGGCCCGGCGAAACCCAACGTGAATGGGGTCGTCCGATCAAAAAGGATCCTGAGGTGACTGCGCGAATTGACGCGATCTGGGATGAACTGGCCATAATGAATAACGGTAAAGACGCCTGA
- the rfaH gene encoding transcription/translation regulatory transformer protein RfaH — translation MQAWYLLYCKRGQLQRAQEHLERQAVNCLTPAITLEKMVRGKRTTVSEPLFPNYLFVEFDPEVIHTTTINATRGVSHFVRFGAHPATVPSSVIHQLSVYKQPEGITDPDTPFSGDDVVITEGAFEGLVAIFAEPDGEARSMLLLNLLNKEVKQSVKNTSFRKV, via the coding sequence ATGCAGGCCTGGTATTTACTGTATTGCAAGCGCGGACAACTTCAGCGTGCTCAGGAACATCTGGAACGCCAGGCAGTGAACTGTCTGACGCCAGCGATCACGCTGGAAAAAATGGTCCGTGGTAAACGCACAACCGTCAGTGAACCGCTGTTCCCTAACTATCTGTTTGTTGAATTCGACCCCGAAGTGATCCACACCACCACCATCAATGCGACGCGCGGTGTCAGCCACTTCGTACGCTTTGGCGCGCACCCGGCTACCGTGCCCTCTTCCGTGATCCACCAGCTCTCGGTCTACAAACAACCTGAAGGCATTACCGATCCCGATACCCCCTTCTCCGGCGACGATGTGGTGATCACCGAAGGGGCCTTTGAAGGGCTGGTAGCCATTTTCGCTGAGCCGGACGGTGAAGCCCGCTCCATGCTGCTGCTGAACTTACTGAATAAAGAAGTGAAGCAGAGCGTAAAAAATACCAGCTTCCGCAAAGTTTAA
- the tatD gene encoding 3'-5' ssDNA/RNA exonuclease TatD yields MFDIGLNLTSPQFAQDRDEVVARAIAAGVNGLLLTGTNLHESEQARQLAQRYDRCWSTAGVHPHDSSHWTAESASALRALAASPEVVAIGECGLDFNRNFSTPAEQEHAFSAQLALAAELGMPVFMHCRDAHDRFLALLEPWLDKLPGAVLHCFTGTREEAIACLDRGLYLGITGWVCDERRGLELRELLPVIPAERLLVETDAPYLLPRDLRPKPASRRNEPAYLGHIMERVAHWRGEEAQWLAAQTDDNVRRLFGVDF; encoded by the coding sequence ATGTTTGATATCGGTCTGAATCTGACCAGCCCGCAGTTTGCCCAGGATCGTGACGAGGTGGTGGCAAGGGCCATCGCCGCCGGGGTCAACGGCTTACTGCTGACGGGCACCAACCTGCACGAAAGTGAACAGGCGCGACAGCTGGCGCAGCGCTACGACCGCTGCTGGTCAACGGCGGGCGTCCATCCGCACGACAGCAGCCACTGGACGGCGGAAAGTGCCAGCGCACTCCGGGCTTTAGCCGCATCCCCTGAGGTGGTGGCTATCGGTGAGTGTGGTCTCGACTTTAATCGCAACTTCTCTACTCCCGCCGAGCAGGAGCATGCCTTTAGTGCCCAGCTGGCATTAGCCGCGGAGCTGGGCATGCCGGTGTTTATGCACTGCCGCGACGCTCATGACCGTTTTCTGGCGCTGCTGGAGCCCTGGCTGGATAAACTGCCCGGGGCGGTGCTGCACTGTTTTACCGGCACGCGCGAGGAGGCGATAGCCTGTCTGGATCGCGGTTTGTATCTGGGGATCACCGGCTGGGTCTGCGATGAACGGCGCGGGCTTGAGCTGCGCGAGCTGCTGCCGGTTATTCCTGCCGAACGCCTGTTGGTTGAGACTGATGCACCTTATCTGCTGCCGCGCGATCTCCGTCCAAAACCGGCATCGCGACGCAATGAACCGGCTTATCTGGGACATATCATGGAACGGGTCGCCCACTGGCGCGGCGAAGAGGCGCAGTGGCTGGCAGCGCAGACGGATGACAACGTACGTCGTCTGTTTGGCGTCGACTTTTAA
- the tatC gene encoding Sec-independent protein translocase subunit TatC gives MAVDETQPLIAHLIELRKRLLNCIIAVLLIFLCLVYFANDIYQVVSAPLIKQMPLGATMIATDVASPFFTPIKLTFWVSLIASAPVILYQVWAFIAPALYKHERRLVIPLLVSSSLLFYIGMAFAYFVVFPLAFGFLANTAPVGVQVSTDIASYLSFVMALFMAFGVAFEVPVAIVLLCWMGITTPDELRKKRPYILVGAFVVGMLLTPPDVFSQTLLAIPMYCLFEVGVFFARFYTGKRREDHDEESEGTEE, from the coding sequence ATGGCAGTAGATGAAACTCAACCGCTGATTGCGCACCTGATCGAGCTGCGTAAACGCCTGCTGAACTGCATTATTGCGGTTTTGCTCATTTTTTTATGCCTGGTCTATTTTGCCAACGATATCTATCAGGTGGTCTCTGCCCCTCTGATTAAGCAGATGCCGCTTGGGGCCACCATGATCGCCACCGACGTGGCATCGCCCTTCTTCACGCCAATTAAGCTGACCTTCTGGGTGTCGCTGATTGCCTCTGCGCCGGTGATCCTCTATCAGGTCTGGGCCTTTATTGCCCCCGCGCTGTATAAGCATGAACGCCGCCTGGTGATCCCGCTGCTGGTCTCCAGCTCGCTGCTGTTTTATATCGGCATGGCCTTTGCCTACTTCGTGGTCTTCCCGCTGGCCTTTGGCTTTCTGGCAAATACCGCGCCGGTAGGGGTCCAGGTCTCGACCGATATTGCCAGTTATCTCAGCTTCGTGATGGCGCTGTTTATGGCCTTCGGCGTGGCGTTTGAGGTGCCGGTTGCCATCGTGCTGCTCTGCTGGATGGGGATCACCACCCCGGATGAATTACGCAAAAAACGGCCTTACATTCTGGTCGGCGCCTTTGTAGTGGGCATGCTTTTAACGCCGCCGGATGTCTTCTCGCAAACCCTGCTGGCAATCCCGATGTATTGCCTGTTTGAAGTCGGTGTCTTCTTCGCGCGCTTCTATACCGGCAAGCGACGTGAAGATCACGACGAAGAGTCCGAAGGAACAGAAGAATAA
- the tatB gene encoding Sec-independent protein translocase protein TatB — protein sequence MFDIGFSELLLVFVIGLIVLGPQRLPVAVKTVAGWVRALRSLATTVQNELAQELKLQEFQDSLKKVEKASMDNLTPELKASMDELREAAESMKRSYSVNDPEKASDEANTIRNPLVKDNEAQHEGVTPATAEHQATAPEQAPAEPVTPKQEPTPAPAEKKPAPAADASPSSSDKA from the coding sequence GTGTTCGATATCGGTTTTAGTGAACTGCTGCTGGTCTTCGTGATTGGTCTCATTGTTCTGGGGCCACAACGTCTGCCTGTGGCAGTAAAAACGGTTGCAGGCTGGGTGCGTGCGCTGCGATCGCTGGCGACTACGGTGCAAAATGAGCTGGCGCAGGAGCTTAAGCTGCAGGAGTTTCAGGACAGTCTGAAAAAGGTTGAAAAGGCGAGCATGGATAACCTGACGCCGGAACTGAAAGCCTCGATGGACGAACTGCGCGAAGCGGCGGAATCCATGAAGCGCTCCTACAGCGTCAACGATCCGGAAAAAGCGAGCGATGAAGCCAATACCATTCGCAACCCGCTGGTCAAAGATAACGAAGCGCAGCATGAAGGCGTGACGCCTGCCACTGCTGAGCATCAGGCCACTGCGCCCGAACAGGCGCCAGCCGAGCCGGTGACCCCAAAACAAGAACCGACGCCAGCGCCCGCAGAGAAAAAGCCTGCACCCGCTGCTGACGCGTCCCCCTCGTCGAGTGATAAAGCGTAA
- the tatA gene encoding Sec-independent protein translocase subunit TatA, translated as MGGISIWQLLIIAVIVVLLFGTKKLGSIGSDLGASIKGFKKAIKDDDEKQDKSSQDADFTAKSIADKQDDAKKENAKRHDNEQV; from the coding sequence ATGGGTGGTATCAGTATCTGGCAATTGTTGATCATTGCCGTCATCGTCGTGCTGCTGTTCGGTACCAAAAAACTCGGTTCTATCGGTTCCGATCTCGGTGCGTCCATCAAAGGCTTTAAAAAAGCGATCAAAGATGATGACGAGAAGCAGGATAAATCCAGCCAGGATGCGGATTTCACTGCTAAATCCATCGCTGATAAACAAGACGATGCCAAAAAGGAAAATGCTAAACGCCACGATAACGAGCAGGTGTAA
- the ubiB gene encoding ubiquinone biosynthesis regulatory protein kinase UbiB, whose translation MTPGEIRRLYFIIRTFLSYGLDELIPRMRITLPLRIWRRTLFWMPNRHQDKLLGERLRLALQELGPVWIKFGQMLSTRRDLFPPMIADQLALLQDKVAPFDGKLAKQQIEKAMGDLPVETWFDDFDIQPLASASIAQVHTARLKENGKEVVIKVIRPDILPIIRADMKLIYRLARWVPRLLPDGRRLRPMEVVREYEKTLIDELNLLRESANAIQLRRNFENSPMLYVPEVYSDYCSQDMMVMERIYGIPVSDVATLEKQGTNMKLLAERGVQVFFTQVFRDSFFHADMHPGNIFVSYEHPEDPQYIGIDCGIVGSLNKEDKRYLAENFIAFFNRDYRKVAELHVDSGWVPPDTNVEEFEFAIRTVCEPIFEKPLAEISFGHVLLNLFNTARRFNMEVQPQLVLLQKTLLYVEGVGRQLYPQLDLWKTAKPFLESWIKDQVGLPALVRSLKEKAPFWIEKMPEIPELVYDSLRQSKNLQHSVDKIARELQTNHVRQGQSRYLFGIGATLLLSGTLLLINRPEWELMPAWLMAGGVVVWLAGWRKTR comes from the coding sequence ATGACGCCTGGTGAAATTCGGCGCCTCTACTTTATCATCCGCACCTTTTTAAGTTACGGGCTCGACGAGCTTATCCCCCGAATGCGCATCACACTGCCGCTGCGTATCTGGCGGCGAACGCTATTCTGGATGCCAAATCGCCATCAGGACAAACTGCTTGGTGAGCGGCTGCGTTTGGCGCTTCAGGAGCTGGGGCCTGTCTGGATCAAGTTCGGCCAGATGCTCTCCACCCGTCGTGACCTGTTCCCGCCAATGATCGCCGATCAGCTGGCGCTGCTGCAGGATAAAGTTGCCCCGTTCGACGGTAAGCTGGCAAAGCAGCAGATCGAAAAAGCGATGGGCGATCTCCCGGTTGAAACCTGGTTCGATGATTTCGACATCCAGCCGCTGGCTTCCGCCTCCATTGCGCAGGTTCACACCGCACGGCTGAAAGAGAATGGCAAAGAGGTGGTCATCAAGGTGATCCGCCCGGACATTCTGCCGATCATCCGAGCCGACATGAAACTCATCTACCGCCTGGCCCGCTGGGTGCCGCGTCTGCTGCCTGACGGCCGCCGCCTGCGCCCGATGGAAGTGGTGCGCGAATATGAAAAGACGCTAATTGATGAGCTGAACCTGCTGCGGGAATCGGCGAACGCCATTCAGCTGCGCCGTAACTTTGAAAACAGCCCGATGCTGTATGTGCCGGAAGTCTATTCCGACTATTGCAGCCAGGACATGATGGTGATGGAGCGCATCTACGGGATCCCGGTCTCGGACGTCGCAACCCTGGAAAAGCAGGGTACCAACATGAAGCTGCTGGCCGAGCGTGGCGTGCAGGTCTTCTTCACCCAGGTGTTCCGGGACAGCTTCTTCCACGCCGACATGCACCCGGGGAATATCTTCGTCAGCTACGAGCATCCTGAAGATCCGCAGTATATCGGCATCGACTGCGGTATTGTCGGCTCGCTGAACAAAGAAGATAAGCGCTATCTGGCCGAGAACTTTATCGCCTTCTTTAACCGCGATTATCGTAAAGTGGCCGAGCTGCACGTCGATTCCGGCTGGGTTCCGCCGGATACCAACGTAGAAGAGTTTGAGTTCGCCATTCGTACGGTCTGTGAGCCTATTTTCGAGAAGCCGCTGGCTGAGATCTCGTTCGGCCATGTGCTGCTGAACCTGTTCAATACCGCCCGCCGCTTTAATATGGAAGTACAGCCCCAGTTAGTTTTACTTCAGAAAACATTACTTTACGTTGAAGGGGTGGGGCGACAGCTTTATCCTCAGTTAGACTTATGGAAAACGGCAAAACCCTTCCTTGAGTCGTGGATCAAGGACCAGGTGGGTCTTCCGGCGCTGGTGCGCTCCCTGAAAGAGAAAGCGCCGTTCTGGATTGAAAAAATGCCTGAAATTCCTGAACTGGTGTATGACAGTTTGCGTCAGAGCAAAAACTTGCAACACAGCGTGGATAAAATTGCCCGCGAGTTGCAAACCAACCATGTGCGTCAGGGGCAGTCCCGGTATCTGTTTGGCATTGGGGCGACACTGTTGTTAAGCGGCACGCTGCTGCTGATCAATCGTCCTGAGTGGGAGCTCATGCCTGCCTGGTTGATGGCGGGCGGCGTGGTTGTCTGGCTAGCCGGATGGCGCAAAACGCGCTGA